TATTCTTTCTCCAGTGGTTTGTCCGATTTTTATTAAAACATAGATATATAAAAAAACAACCCTTGGTGTGCAAGGGTTGTTTTTCTTAAATGCCAATCAAAACTGGAATTACCATTGGACTCTTTTGAGTCTTTTGGAGGAGGAAGCTGCTGACTACGTCGGCAAGATCGTCCTTTACGAGTTCGAGGTCGATTGGGTGCATGTGCTCGGTCTGTCGCTCAACGGTCTTCTTAATGAGGACACGGGCTTCAGAGAGAAGCTGTTGGTTTTCGCGAAGATAGACAAATCCACGAGAGATAATGTCTGGTGACTTGCGGAGCTTACCGTTCTTGGTGTTTACCGTCGCAATAATCACAAACATACCATCGTCGGCCAAAGTCTGGCGGTCACGAAGCACTACTTCCTGACGTGCGCCAACCGTAAAGCCGTCTACCATCATGAGTTCGTTTGGAATCTTCATTGGCAAGACAGTCATTTCGGTGCCGTTTTTAATCTCAATGATGGTACCGTTGTCTGGTACAGCTACATTCTCGCGTGGGAAGCCATTTTCTACAGCAGCATACATATGGCTCTTGAGGTGGAAGTGGTGACCGTGGACCGGAATGAGAAACTTCGGCTTCACTGCCTGGTGTACCCAAACGAGTTCACCAGCGTTACCATGCCCTGAAGAGTGTACGTGCGAGCCTTGGTAGTTGATGACGCGTACATTCTTGCGGTAAATGTTATCTTTCAGATTTTGCACCGCCACTTCATTGCCTGGAATTACCGATGACGAAAGCACGATAGTGTCACGTTCGTTGAGGGTGATGAACTTATGCTTATCGGTAGCCATGCGCATCAGGGCTGCAAACTGCTCACCTTGGGCACCAGTTGAAAGAATAACAATGCGATCTGCTGGATAATCATTCATATCGCCAGCGTTGATAAAGGTGCGCTGATCTACTTCCATGAGCTTGGCTTGAATCGCAATGTCAATGTTGGTCTTAATGCTTCGGCCTTCCATGACGACCTTCTTACCCATTTCTTCACAGACCTTGATGACGCTGATGAGGCGGTCAAATTGAGAAGCAAAAGTTCCAATAATGAGACGGCCAGTGGCATTGTGAATAATGCTTTCGAGGGTTTCAAATACACGTGCTTCAGTGGCAGAGAAGCCAGCTCGGTCAGCGTTGGTTGAGTCACAGAGAAGGGCGAGGTTGTTATTGAGACCAACCTTTTCCCATTGGCCGCGCTCTTCAACGACCACCTGTCCATCTTCGTGGACCAGCTTAATGTCACCAGTAATGACCACATCACCGTGCTTCGTTTCAACACAGACGCCCATAGCGTCAGGAATTGAGTGAGTTACACGGAAGGTTTTAATCTTGGTCTTACCAACGGTAAATGATTCACCCTCTTTGATTACATTCATCTGGACAGGCTCCATCTGTGGGAATTCTTCTTGACGCTTCAAGATCATAAGCGACGTAAGATACTGCGTGTAGATTGGTGGGTTGCCAATACGCTCCATAATAAATGGAATACCGCCAATGTGGTCGAGGTGGCCGTGAGTCACAACCAGGGCGCGAATTTTGTGCTTACGCTCTTCAAGATACTGTGTGTTGGGCAGGATGTAGTCGATACCAGGAGCGCCCGCCTCTGGTGACACGAACTGGAAGCCAGCATCAATAACAATAATGTCATCCTTGGTTTCAATGATGTTCATGTTGCGACCAATCTCCTCGACGCCAGATACTGGAATGATACGTACAGTATCTTCATCTGTAATTTCAGGAATGTGTACGCGTGCTTCGTTCGTGTCGAGTCGGTGGGTGAGCGCCGGCGCCTTGTCTGGACGCCGTCGCTGATTATTGCGTCGATTACGATTATTGCGGCGACCATTCTTTCCGCCATTTCGGTTTCCAGCTGGTTTATTATCTGAGCGTTTCTGGCCTCCGGTCACACCACGTCCGTGCGGACGCGGTGATCGACCGGTACTAGCGTGGGCTGGTGCACGTCGATTGCGATTGCGGCGAGGCCGATGGTTGCTTGTCTGTTCTGTTTTTTCTGTTGTGTTCATACTTACTTTTACTGAATAAAATTTCAATTAATTAACAAATTACATATCGTTTCTGAAAAACTCCCATAACGAATCACTTTCAGTGTGCCACTCGGTGATATTGTTGAATCGATCAGCTGGGCGTCCAGGGCGGGCGATTGGGGTAATGGTCATATCTTCTCGCACAACATACGTTAGCGTTGGCTGAAACAAGAAGACGGCAGGATGTTCGCTCGTGATAATGTCACTGGCTTCTCGCAGTGTTGCTTGTCGTTGTGGTCCGTATGCTTCTGTTCGAGCTGTTTCAAGCAGCTTGTCCACCTCAACGTTTGCGTATTGAGCAATGTTTAGTCCAGGATCATCTTGCTGTGATGAGTGCCAGAATGGGTATAAATCATACGAGCGACTCATGTCGAGCCCGAAAAGTAAGGCTTCAAAGTCACGTGGTCGGATGACGGACTGTACAAGGTCTGCTTGTTCAAACTGCTCGGTGGTCACTGACACTCCAATGGCTTCCCATTGTTTTGATACAGAATCGACTAATGATCCAAATAGCGGGGTGTTGCTGGTGCGGAGCGTGATGCGTAGTGGCACCATTTCGTCATTTATTTTTTTCTCCCAAGTGCCAAGTGAATCTTGTGTCCAGCCACCACTTTTTAGTAGGGCAATCGCTTGATTCGCTGGCGTCGATGTTGCGGTATCAGTGATGCCGTCATTTGATTGTAGCGTAGTGCTTCCGAGCAGGGTAGGTGATGCTGTGGGGACACCATATCCATGCAGTGCTGAGTCAATCAGTGCAGGTCGATCAAGCGCGATTGTCAATGCCTTGCGTGCGGTCGTGTCCCGAAGAGCAGCCGAGCGATTTTGGTTAAAGAAAATACCAAAAACACGAGGCAAAGGTTCTTCTACCAGCTTGTAGCCATCTTCGAGCACCTTTTCAATTTGATTGGTTGAGAGGTATGCCGTTGCGTCGATGTCGTGAGCGTCTAGAGCATTCAGTAGCGCCGATTCGTTTTGATAGAAATTAAGCTTAATGCCATCAATTTTTGAGTCACTCGTCGTCTGACGATATGCTACGAGGTTGTAATTGCTAATAAGTCCAGAGGTGTCTCGCTTGGCGCTTTCAATTCTGAATGGTCCAGAACCGATTGGTTCAGTATTGAGCTGACTAAAGGGTAGTTGCTCAATCGGCAAGCTGCTCCAGGCGTGTGCAGGCATAATGCCAAAAGTGAAGTTTTCAATAAATGGTGCGTATGCTTCTTCAAGCACAACATTCAGTTCGTATTCATTGATTTCCTCAATCGTCACGTCACTCCAGTTGCCACGCAGTGGACTTTTAAGGTCTGGGTCTTGAATGAGTTTGATGGTGAAGACAACGTCTCGGGCAGTAAGTGGAGTGCCGTCGTGGAAGGTTACATCCTTCTTGAGAACTACGTTGTACGTTAAGCCATCATCAGATACTACAATCGTTTCTGCAAGATCATTCACTAGATTACCTTGGTTATCAATGCGCATAAGCCCGCTATACACCAAAGTGGTTACGTCTTGGTCGGCCCGAGTCAAAGCCAAGGCGGGATTCACAAAGCGAGGGGTGCCAACGATTCCTTCGGTGATTGTGCCGCCACGAGTTGGTGTAATTGCTGAACGGTCGTCATTGAAAGATAGAGCAAACCAAATGCCGGTGGCAATAACCAAGAAAAATAGGACTCGCAAAAACAAACGGTCACTTGGCGGCGTTCCTTCAATGCGATGGAGAAGTTTATCCAAAAGTCCTAACGACGGATTGGTTGGAGATGTCATATAAAATGATTAGTGATTACAAATGAGCGACGGTGTTTTCAAGAGAAAACACACATTTTTTACTGCAAAAGCAAGCCGAACTGAATTTCGGTTGTTTACGCGAGGATATTGAGAAATGCCGTGAGTACAAACAAGATTGCAATCCCGACTGAAAACTTGAACAAGAAAAGCTCCGCGCCTCGACGTTTGTGAAAGGCCGAACTGAAATTGTCGCCACCAAATGCTCCTCCCAAGCTTGAACCGCGCTGCTGGAGTAGAATCGCTGCAACGAGGAGGATGGAGAGAATTATCTGGATATATGGCAGTGCTGGAAGCACTAAATCGATAATATTCATGCCGAGTGATAGTAGCAGAAAGTGTCTAAGGAGGCAAGTATAAAGGAAAACAGCGGCTGCTAGCCGCTGTGAAAAGATACCTTACTTGAGCGCATATTTGTGGGCGCCTGATACATGGCTGATGTTGTACTTGGTGGGGGTCAGGGTGAAGTAGTCGATCTCAATGAAACGACTCTCGCCCTTGAGCAGGGTCGCAATCGGCAATTGCTGCCAGGTGTGTTCTTGGATGAGTCGATTGATGGCCCCGTCGAATTGAGACGAGACAAACTTGAAACAGGCGCCCTCGCCAGTCAGGAGGCCATCCCAGTTGGTCCACTGGCGTCTCCACCAAGTAAATGTTTCTGGCAAAATGACCGCTGCGATGTGTGCCAGTAATTTGCTGGGTACTTTCTCGATTATGTTGCCATCGTGCAGTACAAGCAGGTCTTTACAAACCAAGACATATCGAATTGCCATTTGTGTTCTCCTCTTTGAACAAATGTACTGCGGTCTTTATAGCAGTCAGGCCATTCAATTGCAATCAGTTTTTAGTGTCGGTATAATACC
The nucleotide sequence above comes from Candidatus Nomurabacteria bacterium. Encoded proteins:
- a CDS encoding ribonuclease J; the encoded protein is MNTTEKTEQTSNHRPRRNRNRRAPAHASTGRSPRPHGRGVTGGQKRSDNKPAGNRNGGKNGRRNNRNRRNNQRRRPDKAPALTHRLDTNEARVHIPEITDEDTVRIIPVSGVEEIGRNMNIIETKDDIIVIDAGFQFVSPEAGAPGIDYILPNTQYLEERKHKIRALVVTHGHLDHIGGIPFIMERIGNPPIYTQYLTSLMILKRQEEFPQMEPVQMNVIKEGESFTVGKTKIKTFRVTHSIPDAMGVCVETKHGDVVITGDIKLVHEDGQVVVEERGQWEKVGLNNNLALLCDSTNADRAGFSATEARVFETLESIIHNATGRLIIGTFASQFDRLISVIKVCEEMGKKVVMEGRSIKTNIDIAIQAKLMEVDQRTFINAGDMNDYPADRIVILSTGAQGEQFAALMRMATDKHKFITLNERDTIVLSSSVIPGNEVAVQNLKDNIYRKNVRVINYQGSHVHSSGHGNAGELVWVHQAVKPKFLIPVHGHHFHLKSHMYAAVENGFPRENVAVPDNGTIIEIKNGTEMTVLPMKIPNELMMVDGFTVGARQEVVLRDRQTLADDGMFVIIATVNTKNGKLRKSPDIISRGFVYLRENQQLLSEARVLIKKTVERQTEHMHPIDLELVKDDLADVVSSFLLQKTQKSPMVIPVLIGI
- a CDS encoding peptide ABC transporter substrate-binding protein, which translates into the protein MTSPTNPSLGLLDKLLHRIEGTPPSDRLFLRVLFFLVIATGIWFALSFNDDRSAITPTRGGTITEGIVGTPRFVNPALALTRADQDVTTLVYSGLMRIDNQGNLVNDLAETIVVSDDGLTYNVVLKKDVTFHDGTPLTARDVVFTIKLIQDPDLKSPLRGNWSDVTIEEINEYELNVVLEEAYAPFIENFTFGIMPAHAWSSLPIEQLPFSQLNTEPIGSGPFRIESAKRDTSGLISNYNLVAYRQTTSDSKIDGIKLNFYQNESALLNALDAHDIDATAYLSTNQIEKVLEDGYKLVEEPLPRVFGIFFNQNRSAALRDTTARKALTIALDRPALIDSALHGYGVPTASPTLLGSTTLQSNDGITDTATSTPANQAIALLKSGGWTQDSLGTWEKKINDEMVPLRITLRTSNTPLFGSLVDSVSKQWEAIGVSVTTEQFEQADLVQSVIRPRDFEALLFGLDMSRSYDLYPFWHSSQQDDPGLNIAQYANVEVDKLLETARTEAYGPQRQATLREASDIITSEHPAVFLFQPTLTYVVREDMTITPIARPGRPADRFNNITEWHTESDSLWEFFRNDM
- the secG gene encoding preprotein translocase subunit SecG; amino-acid sequence: MNIIDLVLPALPYIQIILSILLVAAILLQQRGSSLGGAFGGDNFSSAFHKRRGAELFLFKFSVGIAILFVLTAFLNILA